Proteins encoded within one genomic window of Mycolicibacterium aubagnense:
- a CDS encoding MMPL/RND family transporter, with product MVRLLAIPIIVFWALLAVVTNTFVPKIEDVAQELAGPMVPTYAPSQVAMLTIGKEFHESTSTSLTMLVLEADRGLTEQDRDYYAGLVRTLKADSTHVQYVMDTWGKPITAAGAQSLDGKSAYVLLRLAGDIGQMEANNSVNAVRHIVDTSNPPAGLKVYVSGAAPLAADTVLIANSSLNNITIATMFLIIFMLLLVYRSVVTMLVPFFGVILLMLSVKGVISAFGHYGVIPLSSFATNMVISLTLGAGTDYGIFLIGRYHEARLAGESREDAYYTAYKGVSHVIVGSGLTIAGACACLTFARLNYFHTMGPAVAVSMLITIAGALTIGPALLSVGSLFGLFDPKQAVRAKLYRRIGTAVVRWPKPILVASVAVVSAGAVFVPTYRVSFDDRTYQPSDAPANQGFQAADRHFPKSKLFSEMLMVQADHDMRNSADFISLDRVAKALIRLPGVAMVQSITRPMGRALEHASIPYLFTTQGSGNGQQLPFTQHNNENTAKQAKITAHSIEVLQKTADLTQRLADELHNTVLTLEDMEQVTNDMRDAVANLDDFMRPLRAYFYWEPHCFDIPVCWSFRSLFDVIDKVDNLAADIGKAVGSFQVIDSLMPQMVSLLRQTVSDNQALLALIVNNYGPTDIQNKNTDQTFDDMINVGNDFDASRSDDFFYIPREAFDNDDIKTGMALMMSPDGHAARFIVTHEGNAMGPEGIEHVEQFPDAIKIALKETSLAGSKIYIGGSGSNNKDIQLYSKNDLMIAAIAAFVLIFLIMMIITRSLVAALVIPGTVAFSYAGAFGLSVLIWQHLIGLHLHWLILPLTFIVLVAVGSDYNLLLVARLKEEIHAGLNTGLIRALGSTGGVVTSAGLVFAFTMLAMLSSDLRTIGQMGSTVCIGLLLDTLVVRSFIVPCLVRLLGPWFWWPTFVRQRPLQPYKPGVMIEH from the coding sequence ATGGTTCGCCTGCTGGCGATCCCGATCATCGTCTTCTGGGCTCTGCTCGCGGTGGTCACGAACACCTTCGTGCCGAAAATCGAAGACGTCGCCCAGGAACTCGCCGGCCCGATGGTGCCGACCTACGCACCGTCGCAGGTGGCGATGCTGACCATCGGCAAGGAATTCCACGAGTCCACCTCGACCAGCCTGACCATGCTGGTGCTGGAGGCCGACCGTGGCCTCACCGAACAGGACCGCGACTACTACGCGGGCCTGGTCCGCACGCTCAAGGCGGACAGCACTCACGTGCAGTACGTCATGGACACCTGGGGCAAGCCGATCACCGCAGCCGGCGCGCAGAGCCTCGACGGCAAATCCGCCTACGTCCTGCTCCGCCTGGCCGGTGACATCGGGCAGATGGAGGCCAACAACTCGGTCAACGCCGTCAGGCACATCGTCGACACCTCCAATCCGCCTGCCGGACTGAAGGTTTACGTCAGTGGCGCGGCGCCGCTCGCCGCCGACACCGTCCTGATCGCCAACTCCAGCCTGAACAACATCACCATCGCGACGATGTTCCTGATCATCTTCATGCTTTTGCTGGTGTATCGCTCCGTCGTCACGATGCTGGTGCCGTTCTTCGGGGTGATCCTGCTGATGCTGTCAGTCAAGGGCGTGATCTCCGCGTTCGGGCACTACGGCGTCATCCCGTTGTCGTCCTTCGCCACCAACATGGTCATCTCACTGACCCTCGGCGCGGGCACCGACTACGGCATCTTCCTCATCGGCCGATATCACGAAGCCCGCCTGGCCGGCGAGAGTCGTGAAGACGCGTATTACACCGCCTACAAGGGTGTTTCGCACGTCATCGTCGGCTCCGGACTGACCATCGCGGGCGCCTGCGCATGTCTGACGTTCGCCAGGCTCAACTACTTCCACACCATGGGTCCCGCCGTGGCGGTCAGTATGTTGATCACCATCGCAGGCGCGCTGACCATCGGACCGGCGCTGCTCAGCGTCGGCAGCCTGTTCGGCCTCTTCGACCCGAAGCAAGCGGTCAGGGCAAAGCTGTACCGCCGCATCGGCACCGCCGTCGTGCGGTGGCCCAAGCCGATCCTCGTGGCCAGCGTCGCGGTCGTCTCGGCGGGCGCGGTGTTCGTCCCGACGTACCGGGTCAGTTTCGACGATCGCACCTACCAGCCGTCAGATGCCCCGGCCAATCAGGGATTCCAGGCCGCCGACCGGCACTTCCCCAAGAGCAAGCTGTTCAGCGAGATGCTGATGGTCCAGGCCGACCACGACATGCGCAACTCGGCGGACTTCATCTCGCTGGACCGCGTGGCGAAGGCGCTGATTCGGCTGCCCGGCGTGGCAATGGTGCAGAGCATCACCCGCCCCATGGGCCGGGCCCTCGAGCATGCCTCCATCCCTTACCTTTTCACGACGCAGGGCAGCGGCAATGGCCAGCAGTTGCCGTTCACCCAGCACAACAACGAGAACACGGCGAAACAGGCCAAGATCACCGCGCACAGCATCGAGGTGCTGCAGAAGACGGCCGATCTGACCCAGCGACTCGCCGACGAGTTGCACAACACGGTGTTGACCCTGGAGGACATGGAGCAGGTCACCAACGACATGCGTGACGCGGTCGCCAACCTCGACGACTTCATGCGCCCGCTCCGTGCGTATTTCTATTGGGAGCCACACTGTTTCGATATTCCGGTGTGCTGGTCGTTCCGGTCGCTGTTCGACGTGATCGACAAGGTCGACAACCTGGCCGCCGACATCGGCAAGGCAGTCGGCTCGTTCCAGGTGATCGACAGCCTGATGCCGCAGATGGTCTCACTGCTCCGGCAGACGGTGTCCGACAATCAGGCACTACTGGCGTTGATCGTCAACAACTACGGCCCCACCGATATTCAGAACAAGAACACCGACCAGACCTTCGACGACATGATCAACGTCGGCAACGACTTCGACGCGTCACGCAGTGACGACTTCTTCTACATCCCGCGCGAAGCGTTCGACAACGACGACATCAAAACCGGTATGGCACTGATGATGTCGCCCGACGGCCATGCCGCGCGCTTCATCGTCACCCACGAGGGCAATGCGATGGGGCCAGAGGGCATCGAGCACGTCGAACAGTTCCCCGACGCGATCAAGATCGCGCTCAAGGAAACGTCGCTGGCCGGGTCGAAGATCTACATCGGTGGCTCGGGGTCCAACAACAAGGACATCCAGCTGTACTCGAAGAACGACCTGATGATCGCGGCCATCGCGGCCTTCGTCCTGATCTTCCTGATCATGATGATCATCACCCGATCCCTGGTGGCCGCCTTGGTCATTCCCGGCACCGTGGCCTTCTCCTATGCCGGCGCCTTCGGGTTGTCGGTGCTCATCTGGCAACACCTGATCGGCCTCCATCTGCATTGGCTGATCCTGCCGCTGACCTTCATCGTGCTGGTGGCCGTCGGCTCGGACTACAACCTGCTGCTGGTCGCCCGACTCAAAGAAGAAATTCACGCCGGTCTGAACACTGGACTCATCCGCGCGCTGGGCAGCACCGGTGGTGTCGTGACATCGGCCGGTCTGGTGTTCGCGTTCACCATGCTGGCCATGCTCTCCAGCGATCTGCGCACCATCGGCCAGATGGGTTCGACCGTCTGCATCGGTCTGCTGCTGGACACGCTGGTCGTCCGGTCCTTCATCGTGCCGTGTCTGGTGCGGCTACTGGGTCCGTGGTTCTGGTGGCCGACATTCGTCCGGCAGCGGCCGCTGCAGCCGTACAAGCCGGGCGTGATGATTGAGCACTAG